One window of Nymphaea colorata isolate Beijing-Zhang1983 chromosome 11, ASM883128v2, whole genome shotgun sequence genomic DNA carries:
- the LOC116263898 gene encoding ethylene-responsive transcription factor 1-like isoform X1, whose product MCGGAIISDFIPSTARGRRLAAEQFLRAVPDYQASKPVKQPVIGVDDDFEADFREFKDESDEEEEVVDIKPFSFANPAFSSPSSDGSAVKSPEFTGLAERSAKRKRKNMYRGIRQRPWGKWAAEIRDPRKGVRVWLGTFNTAEEAARAYDAEARKIRGKKAKVNFPDESPSSQKQRIQSAKENNLKKAGNKMISHVSVNAKMQSGFGESTDPNLCRSFGYNGDSGYMMNKPSFTGLFSDPESEFKGFMQSDEGSNSFDCSDFSWERDPKTPPEISSAFFGPTVECEESKFTDVALNGNGDEKKALEGVKAVEENAVKLSEELSAFETYMKFLQIPYLEGSPDQSIETLCNGDVTQDGPMDLWSFDDLPVAGSVY is encoded by the exons ATGTGTGGAGGTGCCATCATCTCCGACTTCATCCCGAGCACTGCTCGTGGAAGGAGGCTCGCCGCCGAGCAGTTTCTGCGTGCTGTCCCCGACTACCAGGCCTCCAAGCCCGTCAAGCAGCCCGTGATCGGCGTCGATGACGACTTCGAGGCTGACTTCCGTGAGTTCAAGGACGAGTCCGACGAAGAGGAGGAGGTCGTCGACATCAAGCCCTTCTCCTTCGCGAATCCCGCCTTTTCCTCGCCCTCCTCCG ATGGGTCTGCTGTCAAGTCGCCAGAGTTCACGGGCCTTGCTGAAAGGAGtgcaaagagaaagagaaagaacatgTACAGGGGGATCCGTCAGCGGCCCTGGGGCAAATGGGCTGCTGAGATCAGAGACCCAAGAAAGGGTGTTCGTGTCTGGCTTGGGACATTTAATACTGCTGAGGAGGCAGCAAGAGCCTATGATGCTGAAGCACGGAAGATTCGCGGTAAGAAAGCTAAGGTGAACTTCCCTGATGAGTCTCCTTCTTCACAGAAACAGAGGATTCAGTCAGCCAAGGAGAACAACCTTAAGAAGGCCGGTAATAAAATGATCTCTCATGTGTCTGTGAATGCTAAGATGCAATCGGGCTTTGGGGAGTCCACTGATCCAAATCTGTGCAGAAGTTTTGGTTATAATGGTGACAGTGGTTATATGATGAATAAACCCAGTTTCACAGGTTTGTTCTCCGATCCTGAAAGTGAATTCAAAGGTTTTATGCAGTCTGATGAGGGTAGTAATTCGTTTGATTGTTCTGATTTCTCGTGGGAGCGAGATCCCAAAACTCCACCTGAGATATCTTCTGCTTTCTTTGGGCCCACGGTTGAGTGTGAGGAATCAAAGTTTACTGATGTTGCTCTGAATGGAAATGGGGATGAGAAGAAGGCATTAGAAGGTGTCAAGGCAGTTGAAGAAAATGCTGTGAAATTATCAGAGGAGCTGTCTGCTTTCGAGACCTATATGAAGTTCCTTCAGATCCCCTACTTGGAAGGGAGTCCTGACCAATCCATTGAAACCCTGTGCAATGGAGATGTTACCCAGGATGGGCCGATGGATCTTTGGAGCTTTGATGACCTGCCAGTGGCAGGTAGTGTTTATTGA
- the LOC116263898 gene encoding ethylene-responsive transcription factor 1-like isoform X2: MCGGAIISDFIPSTARGRRLAAEQFLRAVPDYQASKPVKQPVIGVDDDFEADFREFKDESDEEEEVVDIKPFSFANPAFSSPSSDGSAVKSPEFTGLAERSAKRKRKNMYRGIRQRPWGKWAAEIRDPRKGVRVWLGTFNTAEEAARAYDAEARKIRGKKAKVNFPDESPSSQKQRIQSAKENNLKKAGNKMISHVSVNAKMQSGFGESTDPNLCRSFGYNGDSGYMMNKPSFTGLFSDPESEFKGFMQSDEGSNSFDCSDFSWERDPKTPPEISSAFFGPTVECEESKFTDVALNGNGDEKKALEGVKAVEENAVKLSEELSAFETYMKFLQIPYLEGSPDQSIETLCNGDVTQDGPMDLWSFDDLPVAG; this comes from the exons ATGTGTGGAGGTGCCATCATCTCCGACTTCATCCCGAGCACTGCTCGTGGAAGGAGGCTCGCCGCCGAGCAGTTTCTGCGTGCTGTCCCCGACTACCAGGCCTCCAAGCCCGTCAAGCAGCCCGTGATCGGCGTCGATGACGACTTCGAGGCTGACTTCCGTGAGTTCAAGGACGAGTCCGACGAAGAGGAGGAGGTCGTCGACATCAAGCCCTTCTCCTTCGCGAATCCCGCCTTTTCCTCGCCCTCCTCCG ATGGGTCTGCTGTCAAGTCGCCAGAGTTCACGGGCCTTGCTGAAAGGAGtgcaaagagaaagagaaagaacatgTACAGGGGGATCCGTCAGCGGCCCTGGGGCAAATGGGCTGCTGAGATCAGAGACCCAAGAAAGGGTGTTCGTGTCTGGCTTGGGACATTTAATACTGCTGAGGAGGCAGCAAGAGCCTATGATGCTGAAGCACGGAAGATTCGCGGTAAGAAAGCTAAGGTGAACTTCCCTGATGAGTCTCCTTCTTCACAGAAACAGAGGATTCAGTCAGCCAAGGAGAACAACCTTAAGAAGGCCGGTAATAAAATGATCTCTCATGTGTCTGTGAATGCTAAGATGCAATCGGGCTTTGGGGAGTCCACTGATCCAAATCTGTGCAGAAGTTTTGGTTATAATGGTGACAGTGGTTATATGATGAATAAACCCAGTTTCACAGGTTTGTTCTCCGATCCTGAAAGTGAATTCAAAGGTTTTATGCAGTCTGATGAGGGTAGTAATTCGTTTGATTGTTCTGATTTCTCGTGGGAGCGAGATCCCAAAACTCCACCTGAGATATCTTCTGCTTTCTTTGGGCCCACGGTTGAGTGTGAGGAATCAAAGTTTACTGATGTTGCTCTGAATGGAAATGGGGATGAGAAGAAGGCATTAGAAGGTGTCAAGGCAGTTGAAGAAAATGCTGTGAAATTATCAGAGGAGCTGTCTGCTTTCGAGACCTATATGAAGTTCCTTCAGATCCCCTACTTGGAAGGGAGTCCTGACCAATCCATTGAAACCCTGTGCAATGGAGATGTTACCCAGGATGGGCCGATGGATCTTTGGAGCTTTGATGACCTGCCAGTGGCAG GATAG